The Acidiferrobacter thiooxydans sequence GCAGGCGCGCGCAGACCATAAGTCAGCACGGGTCCGCGGGCGAGGCTCCGCCAATACGAGGCATGGGCATCATCGGCATTGATGACCGCGACGCCCGCATCACCGAGCGCCGGGTACAGGGAGCCCTTCTCCCGGGCCACGGCCTCGATAGTCCCAAGACCGGCGAGATGCGCGCGCCCGGCGTTGGTGACCAAGGCCACGTCTGGGGCGGCGATGGCCGCCAATGCCGCGATCTCGCCGGGCCGGTTCATGCCCATCTCTATGACGGCATAGCGATGCTCGGGCCGCAGCCGCAGGAGCGTGAGCGGCACGCCGATGTCGTTGTTGAGATTGCCCTGCGTCGCAATGCCCGGGTGCTCGAGCGCCAGGATGCGCGATGCCATCTCCTTGACGCTGGTCTTGCCGTTGCTGCCGGTCACCGCAAGCACTTGGGCCTTCATCTTGCGCCGCCAATGGGCGGCCAACCGCCCCAAGGCCAGACGCGTATCTGCCACCGCAAGACAGGGCGGCCAGCCCGCCTCGCAAGGACGGTCGGTGATTGCCGCAACCGCCCCGCGGGCGGCCGCCTCGCGCAAAAAGGCATGGCCATCGAAACGCGCGCCCCGCAAGGCGATAAAGAGGCAACCGGGCACCATGGTGCGGGTGTCGGTCGCCACCCCCTCGATGCGTCCCGAGACAGCCACGGGCCTGGCCCCGACGGCCATGGCGACCTCGTCTACGGTCATCATGGCGACCCCAGTAACTGGCGGGCGGTGAGGCGATCGCTGTATGGGACTCGCCGATCGCCGAACTGCTGATATTCCTCATGCCCCTTGCCGGCAATCACCACGACATCACCCGCGGACCCCTCGCGTAGTGCGCGCGCGATCGCCGCCTGGCGATCGCCCATGACCACCAGATGCGCGCGGGCCTCGTCGGGAACCCCTTTCAGGATGTCGGCAATAATGCGCTCCGGGTCCTCGTGGCGAGGGTTGTCGTGGGTCACGATGGCGAGATCACTGTAACGGCTAGCGCACGCCCCCATGAGCGCACGCTTACCGCGATCACGATCCCCACCGCATCCGAAGACACAGATGACCCGCCCCGCGGCATGGGCACGCGCCCCGGCCAGGGCCTTCTCCAAGGCATCGGGGGTGTGGGCATAATCGACCACCACGAACGGCTGATCGGCGCGCCCCGGTACGGGCTCCATGCGTCCGGGGATGGGGGTGACGACCGCCAGGGCGTCGGCGGCATCGCGCGCCCGCCAGCCCAACGCCACAAGCACGGTCAGCGCCGCGGCCAGATTGTAGACATTGAAATGGCCGATCAAGGGGCTCTTTAGGGTCACGGGACCTTCCGGGGCGAGCAACACGATCTCGAGACCTCGCGCGGTCGCCCGGACGTCCTGAACGCGCACGTCCCCCGTACCCCCATAGCGCCACGCCCGCACTCCAGGCGGTAACCGGTCCTTCAAGACCTCGCTGAACGCATCGTCGCCATTGAGGACCGCAAATGCCAGGTCAGGCAGCGTGAACAGCCGCGCCTTGGCCTCCCCGTAGCGCCCCATGTCCCCATGATAATCCAGATGGTCGCGCGTGAGGTTCGTAAAAACCGCGCCCAGGAAATGCGCCCCCGCGACCCGGCCCTGATCGAGCGCATGCGAGGACACTTCCATCGATACCGCGCTCGCCCCCTCGCGCCGGAAGCGGTCCAGCCAGCGATGCAGAGATATCGCATCCGGCGTGGTGTGCTCGGCCGGCAACAGGGCTCCGGGGAATCCGTTACCGAGCGTCCCGATCAGGGCACAGGGACTGCGCATGTTCATGGCATAGGCTATGAGATGACTGGTCGTGGTCTTACCGTTGGTCCCGGTCACTCCAATGACCGACAGCGCCCGTGATGGGCTTCCATAGAAACGGTCGGCCATGACGCCGACCTTATGGC is a genomic window containing:
- a CDS encoding UDP-N-acetylmuramoyl-tripeptide--D-alanyl-D-alanine ligase; this translates as MMTVDEVAMAVGARPVAVSGRIEGVATDTRTMVPGCLFIALRGARFDGHAFLREAAARGAVAAITDRPCEAGWPPCLAVADTRLALGRLAAHWRRKMKAQVLAVTGSNGKTSVKEMASRILALEHPGIATQGNLNNDIGVPLTLLRLRPEHRYAVIEMGMNRPGEIAALAAIAAPDVALVTNAGRAHLAGLGTIEAVAREKGSLYPALGDAGVAVINADDAHASYWRSLARGPVLTYGLRAPADVSARFTPTADGAELLIAARGWASGLPVRLAMLGRHNVANALAATALALTAGASRDAIAAGLAQAVPVAGRLEGAAGCAGSRLIDDSYNANPDSAHAALAVLADLPGERWFVLGDMGELGESGAALHRSFGEAAAAAGIEHLWTLGALSGEASRAFGAGGRHYEDHETLSQDLREALHEDAVVLIKGSRSMRMERIVSALRVS
- a CDS encoding UDP-N-acetylmuramoyl-L-alanyl-D-glutamate--2,6-diaminopimelate ligase, translated to MTAMLATLLQGIRELPPGVDRPIAALSLDSRTVVPGALFMALAGTSQDGRRFISDAVARGAAAVVTESLDDARLGTVPVIACPGLRHKVGVMADRFYGSPSRALSVIGVTGTNGKTTTSHLIAYAMNMRSPCALIGTLGNGFPGALLPAEHTTPDAISLHRWLDRFRREGASAVSMEVSSHALDQGRVAGAHFLGAVFTNLTRDHLDYHGDMGRYGEAKARLFTLPDLAFAVLNGDDAFSEVLKDRLPPGVRAWRYGGTGDVRVQDVRATARGLEIVLLAPEGPVTLKSPLIGHFNVYNLAAALTVLVALGWRARDAADALAVVTPIPGRMEPVPGRADQPFVVVDYAHTPDALEKALAGARAHAAGRVICVFGCGGDRDRGKRALMGACASRYSDLAIVTHDNPRHEDPERIIADILKGVPDEARAHLVVMGDRQAAIARALREGSAGDVVVIAGKGHEEYQQFGDRRVPYSDRLTARQLLGSP